A stretch of Exiguobacterium sp. BMC-KP DNA encodes these proteins:
- a CDS encoding DNA-3-methyladenine glycosylase family protein: MSRWTYDLILPEAFDFKGVVSRLTEDPLQVERAGRLVVPVFIEEQAYLTTVEAVDAWTLRVDGTGPQAAVLAQLKRRFRLSEPNPAKGLKATSLHAIVERFGNERLVLDHSPFTALIRSIIHQQINLSFAHTLTERVFRTFGTVQDGIILPPTPRQLAVARREDLLALQLSGRKVDYLLGVAKADIDYDALAAAVDAEIAETLIALKGVGPWTVQNVLMFGYGRPDLFPASDIGILRAFEQLLGYRPTVEEATRLAEEFAPVRSHAAYLLWRSIE; encoded by the coding sequence ATGAGTCGGTGGACGTATGATCTGATATTGCCGGAAGCATTTGATTTTAAAGGAGTCGTCTCTCGTTTGACAGAAGATCCATTGCAAGTTGAGCGCGCAGGACGTCTCGTCGTTCCGGTGTTCATCGAAGAACAGGCGTATCTAACGACAGTCGAAGCGGTTGACGCCTGGACGTTGCGGGTCGACGGGACAGGACCACAAGCGGCGGTATTAGCGCAATTAAAGCGGCGCTTTCGACTCAGTGAACCGAATCCGGCGAAAGGTCTTAAGGCAACGTCGTTACACGCGATCGTTGAACGATTCGGGAACGAACGACTCGTGCTTGACCATTCGCCCTTCACGGCGCTGATCCGTTCAATCATTCATCAACAAATTAATCTATCGTTTGCCCATACGTTGACGGAACGCGTTTTTCGAACGTTCGGGACGGTTCAGGACGGGATCATCTTACCGCCGACGCCGCGCCAATTAGCGGTAGCGCGGCGAGAAGATTTGCTGGCCTTACAACTATCAGGACGTAAAGTCGATTATCTACTGGGTGTAGCAAAGGCAGACATCGATTATGACGCCTTAGCGGCAGCGGTCGACGCAGAAATCGCCGAGACATTGATTGCATTAAAAGGAGTAGGACCATGGACGGTTCAAAACGTCTTAATGTTTGGGTACGGTCGTCCGGATTTATTTCCGGCATCAGACATCGGGATTTTACGTGCTTTCGAACAGTTACTTGGGTATCGACCAACGGTAGAGGAAGCAACACGCTTAGCTGAAGAATTTGCTCCTGTCCGCAGTCACGCGGCCTATCTGTTATGGCGTTCAATCGAATAA
- a CDS encoding RicAFT regulatory complex protein RicA family protein: protein MWMYTDEQIIEKANEIAKMISETQEVERFKAAEANINGNEKVQKMMKQIKFLQKEAVNCQHYGKTEALARVEAKLDKLFAELDEMPVVQQFQETQEEVNGLLQYITVTISNGITDQIIEATDGDVLAGKTGSGMEAENKSGGCGY from the coding sequence ATGTGGATGTATACAGATGAACAAATCATCGAAAAAGCCAATGAAATCGCCAAAATGATTTCTGAGACACAGGAAGTAGAACGATTTAAAGCGGCAGAAGCTAACATCAATGGAAATGAAAAAGTCCAAAAGATGATGAAACAAATCAAGTTCCTTCAAAAAGAGGCAGTGAACTGCCAACATTACGGCAAAACAGAAGCACTCGCACGTGTTGAAGCGAAACTCGATAAATTGTTCGCTGAGCTCGATGAGATGCCTGTCGTCCAACAGTTCCAGGAAACGCAAGAAGAAGTGAACGGGCTTCTCCAATACATCACGGTGACGATCTCGAACGGGATTACGGATCAAATCATCGAAGCAACGGACGGAGATGTTCTCGCTGGTAAGACAGGTAGCGGCATGGAAGCAGAAAACAAAAGCGGCGGTTGCGGCTACTAA
- the mutS gene encoding DNA mismatch repair protein MutS, with protein sequence MEAVHNTPMMKQYFSIKADYPDAFLFYRLGDFYELFFDDAKKVAHELELTLTAKNGKNAEHPIPMCGVPHHAANSYIEQLIERGYKVALCDQVEDPKLTKGLVKREVIQVITPGTLMSALTEKENRYLVVVVEQDGRFGIARGDVSTGESALTSVATLDGVVKELSIILPREIIVTTEEHETALAHLRIPLTRSSRRESHPHGDRAIDTAQAEAFAVLYAYMHDTQKRALTHLQPAVVYEASDFMQLEPNTVKNLELVRSARTGDKKGSLLGLLDVTGTAMGGRMLKRWLEKPLLSERVITERLDAVEELLQHYFERQQLKDTLREVYDLERLVAKVGYGTASARDLVQLKSTLRLIPRIQSALEEMMSERLGQLSLGLNPHDELSDLLDRAFVEAPPISTKEGGMIKSGYSPDLDELLVASKDGKTWLATLEASERAATGIKTLKIGYNRVFGYYIEVSRANAKLLPEGRYERKQTLANAERYITPELKEKEALILGAEEKSVTLEYDLFCGVRDEVKTHIESLQRVSRRIAELDVLVALAEIAETHDYVRPTTTSGRTVNIQQGRHPVIETVLPRGEYVANGITLNEGREMLLITGPNMSGKSTYMRQFALIALLHQIGSFVPAAQAELPIFDQIFTRIGAADDLVSGQSTFMVEMVETQEALTRATDRSLILLDEIGRGTSTYDGMALAQAIVEYIASHVGAKTLFSTHYHELTVLEESIDRLANVHVRAVEQDGRVVFLHEVRDGKADQSYGIHVARLADLPDSLIERAQVLLSEFEQAEPVPVTAPVKAPVQEEQIDQLSLFSEADPLRETMASLDLINMTPLEALNTLYRLQSEARK encoded by the coding sequence ATGGAAGCAGTACACAACACTCCGATGATGAAACAATACTTCTCGATCAAGGCGGATTATCCGGACGCTTTTCTGTTTTATCGGCTCGGAGATTTTTATGAATTATTCTTTGATGACGCCAAAAAGGTCGCCCATGAGCTGGAATTGACACTGACGGCAAAAAACGGGAAGAACGCCGAGCATCCGATTCCAATGTGCGGTGTACCGCATCACGCAGCGAACAGCTACATCGAACAGCTGATTGAACGCGGCTATAAAGTAGCACTGTGCGATCAAGTAGAAGACCCGAAGTTGACGAAAGGGCTCGTCAAACGCGAGGTCATTCAAGTCATCACACCGGGAACGTTGATGTCCGCCCTGACGGAAAAAGAGAATCGGTACTTAGTCGTGGTCGTCGAACAGGACGGTCGTTTTGGGATTGCTCGTGGTGATGTCTCGACAGGTGAGAGTGCCTTAACAAGCGTTGCGACACTCGATGGTGTGGTTAAGGAACTGAGTATCATCCTGCCACGCGAGATCATCGTCACGACAGAGGAACACGAGACGGCGCTTGCGCACTTACGGATTCCACTGACGCGCAGTTCGCGGCGCGAATCGCATCCGCACGGGGATCGCGCAATTGATACAGCGCAAGCGGAAGCTTTTGCAGTACTCTATGCCTACATGCACGATACACAGAAACGAGCATTGACGCATCTGCAGCCCGCTGTTGTCTATGAAGCGAGTGATTTCATGCAGCTCGAGCCGAATACCGTCAAGAACCTTGAACTCGTCCGCTCGGCACGGACAGGGGACAAAAAAGGTTCGTTGCTCGGTTTACTTGACGTGACGGGAACAGCGATGGGTGGACGAATGCTAAAACGTTGGCTAGAAAAACCGTTGTTATCGGAACGCGTTATCACGGAACGACTCGACGCTGTTGAGGAACTGTTGCAACACTATTTCGAACGTCAGCAATTAAAAGATACATTACGCGAGGTCTATGATCTCGAGCGACTCGTCGCAAAAGTCGGTTACGGAACAGCATCCGCTCGCGATCTTGTTCAATTGAAGTCGACGTTACGGCTGATTCCGCGTATCCAATCAGCGCTTGAGGAGATGATGAGCGAACGTCTTGGTCAACTCAGCCTCGGACTCAATCCGCACGATGAATTGAGCGATTTACTCGATCGTGCCTTCGTCGAAGCACCACCGATCTCAACAAAAGAGGGTGGCATGATCAAGTCCGGTTATTCACCAGACCTCGACGAGTTGCTCGTTGCCTCAAAAGACGGGAAGACATGGCTTGCGACGCTTGAAGCAAGCGAGAGGGCAGCTACAGGGATCAAGACGTTGAAGATTGGCTACAACCGCGTCTTCGGCTATTACATCGAGGTATCGCGTGCGAATGCGAAACTCTTACCGGAAGGACGGTATGAACGGAAGCAGACGCTCGCCAATGCTGAACGTTATATCACACCGGAGTTAAAAGAAAAAGAAGCGCTGATCTTAGGTGCGGAAGAAAAAAGTGTCACACTCGAATACGATCTCTTCTGCGGAGTGCGTGACGAAGTCAAAACACATATCGAAAGCTTACAACGGGTTAGTCGTCGTATTGCAGAACTCGACGTCCTCGTTGCACTCGCGGAGATCGCTGAGACACACGACTACGTCCGACCAACCACGACGTCGGGACGAACGGTCAATATTCAGCAAGGACGTCACCCAGTTATTGAGACAGTCTTACCGCGCGGTGAATACGTCGCGAACGGAATCACATTAAACGAAGGACGCGAGATGCTGTTGATCACTGGACCGAACATGTCCGGTAAATCGACCTATATGCGACAATTCGCTTTGATCGCTTTACTGCATCAAATCGGCTCGTTCGTACCAGCCGCTCAAGCGGAACTCCCGATTTTCGATCAAATTTTTACGCGGATTGGGGCAGCGGATGACCTAGTCAGTGGGCAGTCGACATTCATGGTCGAGATGGTCGAAACACAAGAAGCGTTGACGCGCGCAACAGACCGGTCGTTGATCTTGCTTGATGAAATCGGGCGAGGGACGTCGACGTATGACGGAATGGCACTCGCGCAAGCAATCGTTGAATACATTGCAAGTCATGTTGGAGCGAAAACGTTGTTCTCGACGCATTATCATGAATTGACGGTGCTCGAGGAATCGATTGATCGACTAGCAAACGTTCACGTCCGTGCTGTCGAACAAGATGGACGCGTCGTCTTCTTGCATGAAGTACGCGATGGAAAAGCCGATCAATCGTACGGGATTCACGTCGCGCGACTTGCTGATTTACCAGACAGTTTGATTGAGCGGGCGCAAGTCCTCTTGTCTGAGTTCGAGCAGGCAGAGCCTGTTCCGGTCACGGCACCTGTTAAAGCCCCTGTTCAGGAGGAGCAAATCGATCAACTCAGTCTGTTCTCAGAAGCGGATCCGTTACGTGAGACGATGGCTAGTCTTGATTTGATCAACATGACGCCACTTGAAGCACTGAATACGCTATATCGTCTACAATCTGAAGCGAGAAAGTGA
- the mutL gene encoding DNA mismatch repair endonuclease MutL, which yields MGIIRELSDSLANRIAAGEVVERPASVVKELVENALDAGATQIDVELEEAGMKRMTIRDNGHGFYPDDAELAFVRHATSKIKDEHDLFRIKTLGFRGEALASIASVSKVTLKTKREDSEGIQVTLEYGTVINRTPAAMNRGTELSVENLFFNTPARLKYLKTTHTELAAITDVLNRMAFAHPEVKLRATHEGKTLIQTNGSGDVRQALASVYGHQTIQGTLIAKGSNADYQLTCHLVKPEVTRASKNYITLILNGRSVKNFALTQAVLNGYHTLLPIGRYPIAVIEVEMDPLLIDVNVHPAKREVRLSKEMELCQLIQETIKMTLSRETLIPKVTPSKPKKDPSSQEKLDFSYVAEPVEETSSRAVWNYPIPKKTQDERPPEEKTLPFGEEEFEPTEFAPNEPSVSVEEEPVHQEQPARPRFPHLDVIGQLHSSYIVCAGEDGMYMIDQHAAQERIKYETYKVMFGRPPEQRQQLLLPYTFEISSDDMKRMDEVLPLLKDVGIEFEAFGPQSFIVREVPTWFPSHRQEETIQELLDEALMKRKIDLETYREDAAIMMACKKSIKANHPLNEEMMRRLIADLAQTQMPFTCPHGRPVIIEWTTYELEKLFKRVM from the coding sequence GTGGGAATCATTCGCGAATTATCCGATAGTTTAGCGAACCGGATCGCGGCTGGAGAAGTCGTTGAACGTCCCGCATCAGTCGTTAAGGAATTGGTCGAGAATGCGCTTGATGCTGGTGCGACGCAAATTGATGTCGAGCTTGAAGAAGCGGGAATGAAGCGGATGACGATTCGCGATAACGGACATGGATTTTATCCGGATGACGCCGAACTGGCTTTCGTCCGTCACGCGACGAGTAAGATCAAGGACGAGCATGATTTGTTCCGGATCAAAACACTTGGTTTTCGCGGAGAGGCACTTGCCTCGATTGCATCCGTCAGTAAAGTGACGTTGAAGACAAAACGCGAGGACTCGGAAGGGATTCAAGTGACACTTGAGTACGGTACGGTCATTAACCGGACACCGGCAGCGATGAATCGTGGAACGGAACTGTCGGTTGAAAATCTATTCTTCAATACACCGGCCCGTCTGAAATACTTGAAGACGACACATACGGAGCTTGCCGCGATTACGGACGTCTTGAACCGAATGGCGTTTGCCCATCCAGAGGTCAAACTCCGGGCAACGCATGAAGGAAAAACACTAATCCAGACGAATGGATCAGGAGACGTCCGGCAAGCACTTGCGAGTGTCTACGGTCATCAAACGATCCAAGGGACATTGATTGCGAAAGGATCAAACGCCGACTATCAATTGACATGTCATCTCGTCAAACCGGAAGTGACCCGTGCCTCGAAGAATTACATCACGTTGATTCTCAATGGACGTTCGGTCAAAAACTTTGCCCTGACGCAAGCCGTTTTGAACGGTTACCATACGTTGTTGCCAATCGGGCGTTATCCGATTGCCGTCATCGAGGTGGAGATGGACCCGCTCCTGATTGATGTCAACGTCCACCCGGCGAAACGGGAAGTCCGTCTCTCAAAAGAGATGGAACTGTGCCAACTGATCCAGGAGACGATCAAGATGACGCTCAGCCGAGAGACGTTGATTCCGAAAGTGACACCATCAAAACCAAAAAAAGATCCGAGTAGTCAAGAAAAGCTCGATTTTTCTTACGTCGCGGAGCCAGTTGAAGAAACATCTTCACGAGCAGTCTGGAATTATCCGATACCGAAAAAAACGCAAGACGAGCGACCTCCTGAGGAAAAGACGTTACCGTTCGGAGAAGAGGAATTCGAACCAACGGAGTTCGCACCGAACGAACCGAGTGTTTCAGTAGAAGAGGAACCTGTCCATCAAGAGCAGCCTGCACGTCCACGTTTCCCACATTTAGACGTCATCGGTCAACTTCATTCGTCGTATATCGTCTGTGCCGGAGAAGACGGGATGTATATGATTGATCAACACGCGGCGCAGGAGCGAATCAAATACGAGACGTATAAAGTCATGTTCGGTCGACCACCGGAGCAACGTCAGCAATTATTGCTTCCTTACACATTTGAAATTTCGTCGGACGACATGAAACGAATGGATGAAGTCCTTCCGTTACTGAAGGACGTCGGGATCGAGTTCGAAGCGTTTGGTCCACAAAGTTTTATCGTCCGAGAAGTTCCGACGTGGTTCCCGTCCCATCGCCAGGAAGAGACAATTCAGGAGTTACTCGATGAAGCGTTGATGAAACGAAAAATCGATCTTGAGACGTACCGGGAAGACGCTGCCATCATGATGGCGTGTAAGAAATCGATCAAAGCGAATCATCCACTGAACGAGGAGATGATGCGCAGATTGATTGCCGATTTGGCTCAAACACAGATGCCATTCACATGTCCACACGGACGTCCGGTCATCATCGAATGGACGACGTATGAACTTGAGAAGCTATTCAAACGAGTCATGTAA
- a CDS encoding CidA/LrgA family protein, which translates to MLSRVMRIIQIIAQIALIFCFSLSGDWVSKTFELPLPGNIIGLILLYVALKSRLIPLFAVERGGTFLLFVMPLFFVPALSGIMDYTAFLRASGLQVVLIVVVSSLLTLVGSAYIVDRLAHRKEAVTRHE; encoded by the coding sequence ATGCTTTCACGCGTTATGCGTATTATTCAAATCATTGCTCAAATCGCACTCATTTTTTGTTTTTCGCTCAGTGGGGACTGGGTGAGTAAAACTTTCGAGTTACCATTACCCGGTAACATCATCGGCTTGATTCTTTTATATGTGGCGTTAAAAAGTCGCCTGATTCCGCTCTTTGCCGTTGAACGGGGCGGGACATTTCTTCTGTTCGTCATGCCACTATTCTTTGTTCCAGCATTGTCCGGAATCATGGATTATACGGCATTTCTCCGGGCGTCCGGTTTACAGGTCGTATTGATCGTCGTCGTTAGTAGTCTGCTGACGTTAGTTGGATCAGCCTATATCGTTGATCGACTAGCACACCGGAAAGAGGCGGTGACACGACATGAATGA
- a CDS encoding LrgB family protein yields the protein MNEALFWIILSIALFSIAMFIYQRHPRVWTLPILTVTAVLILILVYSGVSHAEYMQGGQYLSKMLGPAITAFAIPLYRVRHHVRRFLPEIGLGVLLGTCIAMSSDLLLGLLLHLERTTNLALLPKSVTLPVALAISQKAGGTTTLTAAFVLLTGLTGSIVGPKLMTSLKIRHFVSRGVGLASIAHVMGATKSMSLDQREGAVGLLTMVLTAVCASVLAPFLITWLYG from the coding sequence ATGAATGAGGCACTGTTTTGGATCATCCTGTCCATTGCATTGTTTAGTATCGCAATGTTCATCTATCAACGTCATCCTCGTGTCTGGACGTTACCAATCCTGACGGTAACGGCAGTTCTGATTTTAATTCTCGTCTATTCTGGGGTCTCACACGCAGAATACATGCAAGGTGGTCAGTATCTATCGAAGATGCTTGGACCAGCGATTACGGCATTTGCGATTCCGCTCTACCGAGTCCGGCATCACGTTCGGCGCTTTTTACCAGAAATCGGACTGGGTGTCTTGCTTGGAACATGTATTGCCATGAGCTCTGATTTATTACTTGGTCTATTGCTTCATCTGGAGCGGACGACGAACCTCGCATTATTACCGAAATCGGTCACCTTACCCGTCGCCTTAGCGATCTCTCAAAAAGCAGGTGGTACGACGACGCTGACGGCAGCATTCGTTTTACTAACCGGATTGACGGGATCGATCGTCGGTCCTAAATTAATGACGAGCTTAAAGATTCGGCATTTCGTCAGTCGCGGAGTTGGACTCGCATCGATTGCTCACGTCATGGGTGCGACGAAATCGATGAGTCTCGATCAACGCGAGGGGGCGGTCGGACTGTTGACGATGGTCTTGACGGCAGTTTGTGCTAGTGTGCTCGCACCGTTTTTAATTACATGGTTATATGGTTGA
- a CDS encoding AAA family ATPase, with the protein MIIWINGTFGVGKTTAATGLQQRWSGSYIFDPEETGYFLRAQLPENKDDFQDEPLWRTFNRQLLEQLNTEDARIIVPMTLTNPEYFQEIIGTLRDSGHDVRHIALMAKEATVKRRLISRLESPNSWGGKQAEQRLRQLSDPLFSQQIKTDDLTKGQIVDAIALVTGIELSPA; encoded by the coding sequence ATGATCATCTGGATTAACGGTACGTTTGGCGTCGGTAAGACGACAGCAGCAACTGGGTTACAACAACGCTGGAGTGGCTCATATATCTTTGACCCGGAAGAGACGGGTTATTTTTTACGAGCGCAACTGCCGGAAAATAAAGACGATTTTCAGGATGAACCGCTTTGGCGAACATTCAATCGACAACTACTCGAACAGCTCAATACAGAGGATGCCCGGATCATCGTGCCGATGACCTTGACGAATCCGGAGTATTTTCAGGAAATCATCGGAACGTTACGCGATAGTGGTCATGATGTCCGTCATATCGCACTGATGGCAAAGGAGGCGACCGTCAAACGTCGACTCATCAGTCGTCTTGAGAGTCCGAATTCTTGGGGTGGAAAACAAGCGGAGCAACGATTGCGCCAACTGTCCGATCCACTGTTCAGTCAGCAGATTAAGACGGACGATCTGACAAAAGGACAAATTGTCGATGCCATCGCCCTTGTGACCGGAATTGAACTCTCGCCCGCCTGA
- a CDS encoding ATP-binding protein, with protein MKHWMTEKLGRQLMAIFYSVFALSVITSVASYLYVDNAAGRTKEQVLDQLQKTQWFWSLNLLIFLFCLLFIVRPLIHKVTSQLQELNVKSRRLAEGKSISLEHDVDSHNEVGQLTASFYRMARSISSQHAELSAKNQEMEHNQEVLQQKQNELERALEVTRTNELHLQDRNELIETLASKESLFDYSSVISTIVRLTKTEFGALLLIKNNEIAQVVPKEMTEDQQESLKTESLLLKRVMISKETAHSSKKVANDDLIKYPYHVYEGVIPIMDPAKEELIACLYLARFDAPFNQKDLAELESFSKQIAISLMRMSLYEQMEYERKETAQLLNSVREAILYIKHEEKTILGNQALFDIFQSLQVEEDNDSMTFLEVRPETMFEQMDQKEAFEAYFEEVLSGEIPEGMFSLSIDQGEYFIQVYAEAIAHGEHSKGTILVFRDVTAETEVDRVKSELVSTVSHELRTPLSSIYGFTELMLKRDLDPERNKRYLQTIHDESKRLTDLVSDFLNVQRMESGKQEYDKQIFDLKEVVKEQIQFYQAATEQHSLQLDLNDEQDFMVEADANSMKQLLGNLLNNAVKYSPDGGDVVVTMTHQHNQIELSVRDFGIGIPSHSMPHLFSKFYRVDNSDSRKIGGTGLGLSICKEIVRAHDGNIEVESILGEGTVFRVKLPSAADALLEAE; from the coding sequence ATGAAACACTGGATGACTGAGAAATTAGGCAGACAATTGATGGCGATTTTCTATAGTGTCTTTGCACTAAGTGTCATCACATCGGTTGCCAGTTATTTATATGTAGATAACGCCGCAGGACGAACGAAAGAACAAGTACTTGACCAGTTGCAAAAGACACAATGGTTCTGGTCGTTGAACTTGCTGATTTTTTTATTTTGTCTATTGTTCATCGTACGCCCGTTGATTCACAAGGTGACGTCACAGCTTCAAGAACTGAACGTCAAAAGTCGGCGTCTTGCGGAAGGAAAGTCGATTTCGCTCGAACATGACGTCGATAGTCATAATGAAGTCGGTCAATTGACGGCATCATTTTACCGCATGGCGCGTTCGATCTCCTCCCAACACGCTGAACTATCAGCGAAGAATCAAGAGATGGAACACAATCAAGAGGTACTACAACAAAAACAAAATGAACTTGAACGAGCGCTTGAAGTGACGCGGACGAATGAGCTTCATTTACAAGATCGGAATGAATTAATCGAGACACTTGCTTCAAAAGAAAGTTTATTTGATTACTCATCCGTCATTAGTACAATCGTCCGTCTGACGAAAACAGAGTTCGGGGCATTGTTATTGATCAAGAATAACGAAATCGCCCAAGTCGTTCCAAAAGAGATGACAGAAGATCAGCAAGAAAGCTTAAAGACTGAATCACTGCTTCTCAAACGCGTCATGATTTCAAAGGAAACGGCTCACTCCTCGAAAAAGGTCGCAAATGATGATCTCATCAAGTATCCGTATCACGTTTACGAAGGTGTCATTCCAATCATGGATCCGGCGAAGGAAGAACTGATTGCGTGTCTCTATCTGGCTCGTTTTGACGCACCATTCAATCAAAAAGATTTAGCAGAACTCGAATCGTTTTCAAAACAAATTGCGATTTCATTAATGCGGATGTCCCTTTATGAACAGATGGAATACGAACGAAAAGAGACAGCACAACTGTTGAATTCCGTTCGGGAGGCGATTCTTTATATCAAACATGAAGAGAAGACGATTTTAGGAAACCAAGCTCTGTTTGATATCTTCCAGTCGTTACAAGTCGAAGAGGATAATGATTCGATGACCTTCCTTGAAGTTCGACCGGAGACGATGTTTGAGCAAATGGATCAGAAGGAAGCCTTTGAAGCATACTTTGAAGAAGTCTTATCCGGTGAGATTCCAGAGGGAATGTTCTCCTTGTCGATTGATCAAGGCGAGTATTTTATTCAGGTTTATGCCGAAGCCATTGCTCACGGAGAACATTCAAAAGGAACGATTCTTGTCTTCCGCGATGTTACAGCTGAAACAGAGGTCGACCGTGTGAAGTCTGAACTCGTCTCGACCGTCTCGCATGAACTCAGAACACCCCTTTCATCCATCTATGGCTTTACAGAGCTGATGTTGAAACGTGATCTGGACCCAGAGCGAAACAAACGGTACTTGCAGACGATTCACGATGAATCAAAACGCCTGACGGATCTCGTCAGTGACTTCTTGAACGTCCAGCGGATGGAATCAGGAAAACAAGAGTACGACAAGCAGATTTTTGATCTCAAAGAAGTTGTTAAAGAACAAATTCAATTTTATCAAGCGGCAACGGAGCAACACAGTCTGCAACTTGATTTAAATGACGAACAGGACTTCATGGTCGAAGCAGATGCGAACAGCATGAAGCAATTACTGGGAAACCTGTTGAACAACGCGGTCAAATATTCACCAGACGGTGGCGATGTCGTCGTCACGATGACCCATCAGCATAATCAAATCGAGCTGAGTGTTCGTGATTTTGGGATCGGAATTCCAAGTCACTCGATGCCACATTTGTTCAGTAAATTTTACCGAGTCGATAACTCAGATAGCCGAAAGATTGGTGGAACGGGTCTCGGTTTATCAATCTGTAAAGAAATCGTTCGTGCTCATGATGGAAACATCGAAGTCGAGTCGATTCTTGGAGAAGGAACAGTTTTCCGGGTTAAATTACCAAGTGCAGCAGACGCGTTACTCGAAGCGGAATGA